A single region of the Longimicrobium sp. genome encodes:
- a CDS encoding dehydrogenase E1 component subunit alpha/beta — MATTTKKKPRTEEAALGRDTLLGFYRTMLLARRLDDKEIQLKGQNKIFFQISGAGHEAIQVAAAAHARPGYDWFYFYYRDRAFSLGLGMTALDHLLQAVGAEADPSSGGRQMPSHWGHKALNIVSTSSPTGTQFLQAVGTAEAAMRARKLGEPLVETTGAKEDEVVFVTTGDGTTSEGEFWESLNSASNLKLPVVYIVEDNEFAISVPVEVNTAGGSISRLVQSFPDLLVINCDGTDLVDSYAAMGRAVEYCRTRQGPALVHAKVIRPYSHSLSDDERFYKTEVMRNEEAKRDPLVRAAKLLVDGGLATQDELARIDAEVNDEVQRATDEALESPQPAPSTAMQYLFSPDVDPTAEQFDTEDDPRFTGGETTMVDLINATLKDEMRRDPRIVVFGEDVADVSREEMINDVKGKGGVFKVTAGLQREFGGTRVFNSPLAEANIIGRAVGMAVRGMKPVVEIQFFDYIWPAMMQIRGEVATMRYRSNNAFASPMVIRTTYGGYLKGGSIYHSQTGESIFAHCPGIRVVLPSNAIDAAGLLRTAIRCEDPVLFLEHKHLYRQVYNKGKYPGPNFMIPFGKARTVREGTDVTVIAWGALVQRSVVAAKQAEDQFGISTEVIDMRTVSPLDMEAVAASVKKTNRLVIAHEDSLSWGIGAEVAARVADELFPWLDAPVKRVASLDTWVAYAPQVERAILPEPEDVLKAIQEIKAF, encoded by the coding sequence ATGGCGACCACGACCAAGAAGAAGCCCCGCACCGAGGAAGCCGCGCTCGGCCGCGACACGCTGCTCGGCTTCTACCGCACCATGCTGCTGGCCCGTCGCCTCGACGACAAGGAGATCCAGCTCAAGGGGCAGAACAAGATCTTCTTCCAGATCTCCGGGGCCGGGCACGAGGCGATCCAGGTGGCCGCCGCCGCCCACGCCCGCCCCGGCTACGACTGGTTCTACTTCTACTACCGCGACCGCGCCTTCTCGCTCGGTCTGGGAATGACCGCGCTCGATCACCTCCTGCAGGCCGTCGGCGCCGAGGCGGACCCCTCCTCCGGCGGGCGGCAGATGCCGTCGCACTGGGGGCACAAGGCGCTCAACATCGTCTCCACCTCGTCGCCCACCGGCACGCAGTTCCTGCAGGCCGTGGGCACCGCCGAGGCCGCGATGCGCGCCCGCAAGCTGGGCGAGCCGCTGGTCGAGACCACGGGCGCCAAGGAGGACGAGGTCGTCTTCGTCACCACCGGCGACGGCACCACCTCCGAGGGCGAGTTCTGGGAGAGCCTCAACTCGGCCTCCAACCTCAAGCTCCCCGTCGTCTACATCGTGGAGGACAACGAGTTCGCCATCTCCGTCCCGGTGGAGGTGAACACGGCGGGCGGCAGCATCTCCAGGCTGGTGCAGTCGTTCCCGGACCTCCTCGTCATCAACTGCGACGGCACGGACCTGGTGGACTCGTACGCCGCGATGGGGCGCGCGGTGGAGTACTGCCGCACGCGCCAGGGCCCGGCGCTGGTGCACGCCAAGGTGATCCGCCCGTACAGCCACTCGCTTTCCGACGACGAGCGGTTCTACAAGACGGAGGTGATGCGGAACGAGGAGGCCAAGCGCGACCCGCTGGTGCGCGCCGCCAAGCTCCTGGTGGACGGCGGCCTCGCCACGCAGGACGAGCTCGCCCGCATCGACGCCGAGGTCAACGACGAGGTGCAGCGCGCCACCGACGAGGCGCTCGAGTCGCCGCAGCCGGCGCCCTCCACGGCCATGCAGTACCTCTTCTCGCCCGACGTGGACCCCACGGCGGAGCAGTTCGACACCGAGGACGACCCGCGCTTCACCGGCGGCGAGACCACGATGGTCGACCTGATCAACGCCACCCTCAAGGACGAGATGCGCCGCGATCCGCGCATCGTCGTCTTCGGCGAGGACGTGGCCGACGTCTCGCGCGAGGAGATGATCAACGACGTCAAGGGGAAGGGCGGCGTCTTCAAGGTCACCGCGGGGCTGCAGCGCGAGTTCGGGGGCACGCGCGTCTTCAACTCCCCGCTCGCCGAGGCCAACATCATCGGCCGCGCGGTGGGGATGGCGGTGCGCGGGATGAAGCCGGTGGTCGAGATCCAGTTCTTCGACTACATCTGGCCGGCGATGATGCAGATCCGCGGCGAGGTGGCCACCATGCGCTACCGCTCTAACAACGCCTTCGCCTCGCCGATGGTCATCCGCACCACGTACGGCGGCTACCTCAAGGGCGGCTCCATCTACCACTCGCAGACGGGCGAGTCGATCTTCGCGCACTGCCCCGGCATCCGCGTCGTCCTCCCGTCCAACGCCATCGACGCCGCGGGTCTCCTGCGCACGGCGATCCGCTGCGAGGACCCGGTCCTGTTCCTGGAGCACAAGCACCTGTACCGCCAGGTGTACAACAAGGGGAAGTATCCCGGCCCCAACTTCATGATCCCCTTCGGCAAGGCCCGCACGGTGCGCGAGGGGACGGACGTGACGGTGATCGCCTGGGGCGCGCTGGTGCAGCGCTCCGTCGTGGCCGCCAAGCAGGCCGAGGACCAGTTCGGGATCTCCACCGAGGTCATCGACATGCGCACGGTGAGCCCGCTGGACATGGAGGCCGTGGCCGCGTCGGTGAAGAAGACCAACCGCCTGGTGATCGCGCACGAGGACTCGCTCTCGTGGGGGATCGGCGCCGAGGTCGCGGCGCGCGTGGCGGACGAGCTCTTCCCCTGGCTGGACGCGCCGGTGAAGCGCGTGGCCTCGCTGGACACCTGGGTGGCCTACGCCCCGCAGGTCGAGCGCGCCATCCTCCCCGAGCCGGAGGACGTGCTCAAGGCGATCCAGGAGATCAAGGCCTTCTGA
- a CDS encoding type II toxin-antitoxin system VapC family toxin: MRYLLDTNVVSDSTKPRPDPRVTRWMGARPQEHFALSTITLGEIQKGASKLEPGAKRTYLIQWLEEIPTEYRDRVIPVDVPIARAWGRIADEGRRAGRELSVPDGILVATAVIHDMVLVTRNERHFRDRGIQILNPWNR, encoded by the coding sequence ATGCGCTATCTTCTCGACACCAACGTAGTCTCCGACAGCACCAAGCCGCGTCCGGACCCGCGGGTAACAAGGTGGATGGGTGCACGTCCACAGGAGCACTTCGCGCTCAGCACGATCACATTGGGCGAGATCCAGAAAGGTGCTTCGAAACTTGAACCCGGTGCGAAGCGCACTTACCTCATTCAGTGGCTGGAGGAGATCCCCACCGAATACAGAGACCGGGTGATCCCGGTGGACGTGCCAATTGCCAGGGCCTGGGGACGGATCGCTGACGAGGGCCGCCGCGCCGGACGCGAGCTGAGCGTACCGGACGGGATTCTGGTTGCCACCGCGGTCATTCACGACATGGTGCTCGTCACCCGCAACGAACGCCACTTCCGTGACCGCGGCATCCAGATCCTGAACCCGTGGAACCGATGA